In Silene latifolia isolate original U9 population chromosome 3, ASM4854445v1, whole genome shotgun sequence, a single window of DNA contains:
- the LOC141646782 gene encoding phospholipase A1 PLIP2, chloroplastic-like codes for METKAKGDDQSSNVRTSTAYQIAANAASYLHTRTEAILPSKSSNDKVDQSVKNCSINSEMASLMATTDSTTTVVAAKEDVKQAVVDDLSSISSSPCEWFVCDMRRVQLDCSSLRDLKCWRLGRLTYSLSQHSLSYR; via the exons ATGGAAACAAAAGCAAAAGGTGATGATCAAAGTAGTAATGTGAGAACATCAACTGCGTATCAGATCGCTGCCAATGCTGCTTCTTATTTGCATACTCGAACCGAAGCCATTCTTCCTTCTAAGTCCTCAAATGACAAAGTGGATCAAAGTGTAAAAAATTGCAGTATTAATTCTGAGATGGCTTCGCTGATGGCTACCACTGATTCGACGACGACTGTGGTTGCTGCAAAAGAGGATGTGAAGCAGGCCGTTGTTGATGATCTGAGCTCAATTAGCTCATCACCTTGCGAGTGGTTTGTTTGTGATATGAGAAGAGTGCAACTAGATTGTTCGTCATTGAG GGATCTGAAATGTTGGCGTCTTGGCAGGCTAACCTACTCTTTGAGCCAACACAGTTTGAG TTATCGTTAA
- the LOC141646783 gene encoding putative WRKY transcription factor 20: MQTSIDGSPSSTSSSSGDPPPTSNGRDRILIADIDGSDLRRSMHQPCATSTGSTPPNYNNNNNNLNNNNNARYKLMSPAKLPISRSPCLTIPPGLSPTSFLDSPVLLSNFKGEPSPTTGSFFKPQMMHSSPRDSSSTFLPPMNNSNALDAGQSGSFEFKPNAGSFSMGGFSFPGSLASSSGVNQQQTRQIMQNQMEPQSQSSDPSIAVKSEVIPLDDLKSTMASSGTGVLQESDSYKSSQMADSSHEAQPLQYEQKGLGSQVLTERTSEDGYNWRKYGQKLVKGSEFPRSYYKCTHPNCEVKKLFEQSPDGQITEIIYKGTHDHPKPQPNRRLTGSAMPSLEEKSDRFPVNGQEGKPMNSYCQTAQNIEPSCSPELSPGGNDITEDVGASHLNRTADDIDEDDPFAKRRRMEIGEMDITSVVKPIREPRVVVQTVSEVDILDDGYRWRKYGQKVVRGNPNPRSYYKCTYTGCPVRKHVERASHDPKAVITTYEGKHNHEVPTARNSSHDSASRVGQHENRDQVSLDLGVGIRSTSDIGSGQPNGTQYNSSNLVMLQSAPFSTFPGYINGGMAFYGNRENHNQGHNIGSQPVNHSSNPYQLNMGRVLMGP, translated from the exons ATGCAAACCTCTATCGACGGCTCTCCGTCGTCcacgtcatcatcatcaggtGACCCACCACCTACATCCAACGGTCGTGATCGCATCTTGATTGCTGATATCGATGGCTCTGATCTACGCCGGTCCATGCACCAACCCTGCGCCACCTCCACCGGATCAACTCCccctaattataataataataataataatttaaataataataataatgcgaGGTATAAGCTGATGTCACCGGCGAAGTTACCGATCTCGAGGTCACCGTGTTTGACTATTCCACCTGGACTTAGTCCGACGTCGTTTCTTGATTCTCCTGTTCTTCTTTCTAATTTTAAG GGAGAACCGTCACCGACAACTGGCTCTTTTTTCAAGCCTCAAATGATGCACAGCTCTCCCAGAGATTCCTCCTCCACATTCCTTCCTCCTATGAATAACTCTAATGCCTTGGATGCTGGACAATCAGGCAGCTTTGAGTTCAAACCCAATGCAGGATCATTTTCTATGGGAGGCTTCTCTTTCCCGGGATCTTTG GCTTCCTCTTCAGGTGTGAACCAACAACAAACTCGGCAAATTATGCAAAATCAAATGGAGCCTCAGTCCCAATCTTCTGATCCGTCTATAGCTGTGAAAAGCGAGGTGATACCCTTAGATGACCTGAAATCTACTATGGCTTCTTCAGGCACTGGTGTACTTCAAGAATCTGATTCGTACAAGTCAAGTCAAATGGCAGATTCAAGTCATGAAGCACAACCGTTACAATATGAACAGAAAGGACTAGGATCTCAAGTCCTAACGGAGCGAACATCGGAGGATGGCTATAATTGGAGGAAATATGGGCAGAAACTCGTGAAGGGAAGTGAATTTCCACGAAGTTATTACAAATGTACACATCCTAATTGTGAAGTTAAAAAATTATTTGAACAGTCACCTGATGGACAAATAACCGAGATCATCTACAAGGGGACACATGATCACCCAAAACCTCAACCTAATCGCCGGCTTACTGGCTCTGCGATGCCCTCCCTAGAAGAAAAGTCTGACAGATTTCCTGTTAATGGGCAAGAAG gcaagcCTATGAACTCATATTGCCAAACAGCCCAGAATATTGAACCGAGCTGCTCCCCGGAGCTGTCACCTGGTGGAAATGACATTACCGAAGACGTTGGTGCATCCCACTTGAATAGAACCGCTGATGACATAGATGAGGATGATCCATTTGCCAAGAGAAG GAGGATGGAGATCGGTGAAATGGACATCACTTCAGTTGTCAAGCCTATCCGAGAACCACGTGTTGTTGTACAGACAGTGAGTGAGGTTGATATTCTGGATGATGGGTACCGCTGGCGCAAATACGGACAGAAAGTGGTCAGAGGCAATCCTAATCCTAG GAGTTACTACAAGTGCACTTATACTGGCTGCCCAGTGCGGAAACACGTCGAGCGAGCATCCCATGACCCAAAAGCAGTTATCACCACTTACGAGGGCAAGCACAACCATGAAGTGCCTACCGCACGGAACAGCAGCCACGACTCAGCATCTCGGGTTGGGCAACATGAAAACAGAGATCAAGTAAGCCTTGATCTCGGCGTTGGGATAAGGTCTACTTCTGACATTGGGTCTGGTCAGCCAAATGGGACCCAATACAACAGTTCAAACCTCGTAATGCTTCAGTCAGCTCCATTTTCGACTTTTCCTGGTTATATAAATGGTGGAATGGCCTTTTATGGTAATAGGGAAAACCATAATCAAGGGCATAATATCGGAAGTCAACCTGTAAATCATTCGTCTAATCCGTATCAGCTGAACATGGGAAGAGTACTCATGGGTCCCTAA
- the LOC141646788 gene encoding putative serine/threonine-protein kinase WNK11, which translates to MHFSCDYLCSLSFLKSLCFSSADSLPSSSNMPIEEADSDPPPDDPDSEPFVEVDPTGRYGRYKELLGAGAVKKVYRAFDQEDGIEVAWNQVKLKQFLDDKTMIGRLFCEVRLLRKLKNKNIIVLYSVWEDKVHNTLNFITEACTSGNLREYRKKHRHVSLKALKKWSKQILKGLEYLHNSEPCIIHRDLNCSNVFVNGHTGQVKIGDLGLAAVVGKSHVAHTIVGTPEFMAPELYEEDYTEMVDIYAFGMCVLEMVTMEIPYSECENVARIYKKVSEGVRPESLKKIADTEVKDFIEKCLAKPRARPSASELLADPFFASVIDDDENDDD; encoded by the exons ATGCACTTCTCATGTGATTACTTATGTTCTTTATCCTTCCTTAAATCCCTTTGTTTTTCCTCTGCTGATTCTCTTCCCTCCTCATCCAAC ATGCCAATTGAGGAAGCGGACTCGGACCCACCACCGGACGATCCCGACTCAGAGCCATTCGTAGAGGTGGACCCCACGGGTCGTTACGGGCGATATAAAGAACTTCTCGGGGCGGGGGCGGTGAAAAAGGTGTATAGGGCATTTGATCAAGAAGATGGTATAGAAGTAGCATGGAACCAAGTAAAATTGAAACAATTCCTTGATGATAAGACTATGATAGGTAGGTTATTTTGTGAGGTAAGGCTACTTAGGAAATTGAAGAACAAAAATATAATTGTGTTGTATAGTGTTTGGGAAGATAAGGTACACAATACCTTAAATTTCATTACAGAAGCGTGTACGTCCGGAAATTTAAGGGAGTATAGGAAAAAACATAGACATGTTTCTTTGAAGGCTTTGAAGAAATGGTCTAAGCAGATTTTGAAGGGTTTGGAATATTTGCATAATTCGGAGCCTTGTATTATTCATAGAGATCTTAATTGCAGCAATGTTTTTGTCAATGGTCATACTGGTCAG GTAAAGATCGGTGATTTGGGTCTAGCAGCCGTAGTAGGAAAGAGCCATGTAGCACACACAATTGTGGGCACGCCAGAGTTCATGGCACCAGAGCTCTACGAAGAGGACTACACCGAAATGGTTGACATTTACGCCTTTGGAATGTGTGTACTCGAAATGGTGACAATGGAAATACCGTATAGTGAATGTGAAAATGTTGCTAGGATTTACAAGAAAGTTTCCGAAGGGGTTCGACCTGAGAGCCTTAAGAAGATTGCGGATACAGAGGTAAAGGATTTTATTGAGAAGTGTCTCGCTAAGCCTCGTGCTAGGCCTTCTGCCTCGGAACTCTTGGCTGATCCTTTCTTTGCTTCCGTTATTGATGACGACGAAAACGACGAcgattaa
- the LOC141646517 gene encoding uncharacterized protein LOC141646517, whose translation MLGCWAIWEARNRWVFENEKVDGARVARRVESLRREMMGYKDGGEKNMSGGVDKGVRRSGKGSVAKVRRWSKPGEGVVKLNVDAGTKDGWGTGLGMVCRGSDREVIWGSSEMRREELEPRVAEVVAVLEGVKEARRRGVARLIVESDCKVLIDALKTGAKGRSDFHLVLVDILSICSEFNFISWSFVGRNCNSVAHALAHVESAGVGRKIWSDDLPRHIADIVIVERDYMN comes from the coding sequence ATGCTGGGGTGTTGGGCTATATGGGAGGCGAGAAATAGATGGGTGTTCGAAAATGAGAAAGTCGATGGGGCAAGAGTGGCGAGGAGGGTAGAGAGCCTTCGAAGAGAGATGATGGGCTATAAGGATGGTGGGGAAAAGAATATGAGTGGTGGCGTTGATAAGGGGGTGCGGAGGTCAGGGAAGGGGAGTGTGGCAAAGGTTAGGAGATGGTCGAAACCGGGGGAAGGGGTCGTTAAGCTTAACGTGGATGCAGGTACGAAGGACGGATGGGGGACGGGTTTGGGTATGGTTTGTAGGGGTAGTGATAGGGAGGTGATATGGGGGAGTTCGGAGATGAGACGTGAGGAGCTGGAGCCACGAGTAGCGGAAGTGGTTGCGGTTTTGGAAGGAGTGAAAGAGGCGAGGCGACGTGGTGTAGCGAGGCTGATTGTCGAAAGCGATTGCAAAGTGCTTATTGATGCGTTGAAGACTGGAGCGAAGGGCCGGAGTGATTTTCATTTAGTTCTTGTTGACATTTTATCTATTTGTAGCGAGTTTAATTTCATTTCGTGGTCTTTTGTTGGTAGGAATTGTAATAGTGTGGCGCATGCGCTTGCTCATGTTGAGTCGGCTGGTGTAGGTAGGAAAATTTGGAGCGATGATTTGCCGAGGCATATCGCTgatattgttattgttgaacgTGATTATATGAATTAA